A single window of Candidatus Binataceae bacterium DNA harbors:
- a CDS encoding NHL repeat-containing protein, whose amino-acid sequence MSQPIAADAALQRAMKATPQAAERQLRRLDGGALMLVAYMRCSLSTMLLLMFAVSAGGCSRGGDNGGAADQRLFVTAPADHTIAVYANGASGSAAPLQLIKEAATDRPVAAAVDLVGGLFVANANGNVRVFMPKPTGEYDFLKSFEGPNTRIAHPVAIAVSPAGSFYVADAGDGHGRVEWFSGGASGDIYVDRVIEGPRSGITTPSGLAVDGSQRAFVADRSSHRVLVFAADANGDAAPVGVIDGLQAPSQVAVDDALNVYVADDADSSVVVFSNNGPASWSRTATITSDALKRPAGVAVDQDGRIAVAAADGILFFPGNANGRVAPALSLAAPAPTQPAGICFSSTANP is encoded by the coding sequence ATGAGCCAGCCGATCGCAGCGGACGCGGCGCTCCAGCGTGCGATGAAAGCGACGCCGCAAGCCGCGGAGCGTCAATTACGGCGGCTGGATGGTGGGGCCTTGATGCTGGTGGCGTACATGCGATGCTCTCTCTCGACCATGCTGTTGCTGATGTTTGCCGTCAGCGCCGGCGGATGTTCCCGCGGCGGCGATAACGGTGGCGCGGCGGATCAACGGCTGTTCGTGACAGCGCCGGCGGACCATACGATCGCGGTTTACGCTAACGGCGCGAGTGGTTCAGCGGCGCCGCTCCAGCTAATCAAAGAAGCTGCGACCGATCGCCCAGTCGCGGCGGCGGTCGATTTGGTGGGTGGTCTGTTTGTCGCCAACGCCAATGGCAATGTGCGGGTTTTTATGCCCAAACCCACCGGCGAATACGATTTCCTCAAAAGCTTCGAGGGACCCAACACCCGCATCGCGCATCCGGTGGCGATCGCGGTGAGTCCGGCGGGCAGCTTTTACGTCGCGGACGCGGGCGACGGCCATGGGCGGGTCGAATGGTTCTCGGGCGGTGCGAGCGGTGATATTTACGTGGATCGGGTGATTGAGGGGCCACGCAGCGGGATCACCACGCCGAGCGGTCTGGCGGTCGACGGTTCACAGCGAGCCTTCGTGGCCGATCGGTCGTCGCACCGGGTGCTCGTCTTCGCGGCTGACGCCAATGGAGACGCCGCGCCGGTTGGGGTGATCGATGGGTTGCAAGCGCCAAGCCAGGTTGCCGTGGACGATGCGCTGAACGTTTATGTCGCCGACGACGCGGATAGCTCCGTCGTGGTATTTAGCAACAACGGGCCCGCAAGCTGGTCGCGCACTGCAACGATCACCAGCGATGCGCTGAAGCGGCCGGCCGGCGTGGCCGTCGATCAGGATGGCCGGATCGCGGTGGCCGCCGCCGATGGGATTCTATTCTTCCCGGGTAACGCGAACGGCAGGGTCGCTCCCGCATTAAGCCTGGCGGCTCCGGCGCCAACGCAGCCCGCGGGAATCTGTTTTTCATCGACGGCGAACCCATAG
- a CDS encoding CoA transferase, giving the protein MAGPLTQATRVLDLSERSPAAAIAAMVLADLGAEVIRVEPPGGDPLRALSGARVWLRGQRSVVVGDAEMRSGAWLALRDSADVIIDTAHPWIDKPTGLLDGATPGPRQILAVLSAYPRTIAELAHAGSGLNPPVCGELIEAQYGMQNFQQGVRPEGPHFLGWPHAIYGAAWMLQIGILGALYHRARSGEGQTVTTSLLDGAAILSNARWLGGKNLGPMLLTGSRITTRPSNLRLIVGLFQCSDGYWIQVHTGPRGAFDRMLKVVGREDLIVENAGVHILATPLAPAVVADLWGYLDDFFKTKPSSHWCEALAQADVCCMPALKPGEALWLEQMEANGLVDIAADGARMLGRLAKYSRSTIELRREAPSCGQDNATLLTDRGAAANGAKPAIVSSVARKIATADSPAIGPLDGILVLDFGAYMAGPFANRLFADLGARVIKVEEYGGDPMRGPQLGSFLGVQRGKESIAVDLKSSEGRRIAHDLARRADVVHHNLRAGAMERLGVGWEDLRTLNPRLIYCHSSGYGNAGPWAKLPTFEPLHSALTGMLVRTGGDGNPPDHYLTHMDYGCGLTSCAMVLAALVEREQSGVGQYLEVPQTGAGLFAMSDVHGSAQRKVETFPLDREQRGHSPANALYRTADGWVVIACYSEREWLGVCRALGLDLARWPSYVETRQQRLEASPSATLIESAMSTLSTASALRRLRAEQVPAASPAPFTPAEINSEPTLTSRGVIVTEEHFDAGEVTEVGHTVRFSNANRWNLRAAPVTGQHSVAILRELGRGEAEIAHLVERKIVNAGRVAQASPELTKPA; this is encoded by the coding sequence ATGGCGGGACCACTGACGCAAGCAACCCGCGTACTAGACTTGTCGGAGCGCTCGCCGGCCGCCGCGATCGCCGCGATGGTGCTTGCCGATCTCGGCGCGGAGGTGATTCGGGTCGAACCGCCCGGAGGAGATCCGCTCCGCGCACTATCCGGTGCGCGCGTCTGGTTGCGCGGACAGCGGAGTGTCGTTGTAGGCGATGCCGAGATGCGCAGCGGCGCATGGTTGGCGCTGCGCGATTCGGCCGACGTGATTATCGACACCGCGCATCCCTGGATCGACAAGCCGACAGGATTGCTTGACGGCGCCACGCCGGGGCCCCGGCAAATTCTCGCCGTTCTTAGCGCCTATCCGCGGACGATCGCAGAGCTCGCGCACGCGGGCAGCGGGCTTAATCCTCCAGTGTGCGGCGAGCTGATTGAGGCGCAATACGGGATGCAAAATTTCCAGCAGGGAGTGCGGCCAGAGGGACCGCATTTTCTCGGCTGGCCGCACGCGATATACGGCGCAGCGTGGATGCTCCAGATCGGCATCCTGGGCGCGCTCTACCATCGTGCTCGCAGCGGCGAGGGCCAGACCGTAACGACCTCGCTGCTCGACGGCGCGGCTATCCTCAGCAACGCGCGCTGGCTCGGCGGCAAAAACTTAGGCCCGATGCTACTGACCGGCAGCCGAATCACCACCCGCCCGAGCAATCTGCGCCTGATTGTCGGGCTCTTCCAGTGTTCGGACGGCTACTGGATTCAGGTTCACACCGGGCCGCGCGGCGCTTTCGACCGCATGCTCAAGGTGGTCGGACGCGAGGATCTGATTGTCGAAAATGCGGGCGTCCATATTCTCGCGACGCCGCTCGCGCCCGCCGTCGTCGCCGATTTGTGGGGCTATCTTGACGACTTCTTTAAGACCAAACCGTCCAGCCATTGGTGCGAGGCGCTCGCACAGGCCGATGTCTGTTGCATGCCCGCGCTCAAACCCGGCGAGGCGCTCTGGCTGGAGCAGATGGAGGCGAACGGTCTGGTCGATATTGCTGCCGACGGCGCGCGGATGCTCGGCCGGCTCGCGAAGTATAGCCGCAGCACGATCGAGCTCCGGCGCGAAGCGCCGTCGTGCGGGCAGGACAACGCGACGCTGCTAACTGATCGGGGCGCGGCTGCCAATGGCGCGAAACCTGCCATCGTCTCAAGCGTTGCGCGCAAGATCGCGACAGCCGATAGTCCGGCGATCGGGCCGCTCGATGGAATCCTGGTTCTCGACTTTGGCGCCTATATGGCCGGACCTTTCGCCAATCGGCTCTTCGCCGATCTCGGAGCGCGCGTGATCAAGGTTGAGGAGTACGGCGGCGATCCGATGCGCGGTCCGCAACTGGGTTCGTTCCTCGGGGTGCAGCGCGGCAAGGAGAGTATCGCGGTGGATCTGAAATCCAGCGAAGGGCGGCGCATCGCCCACGATCTCGCCCGCCGCGCCGACGTGGTCCATCACAATCTCCGCGCGGGCGCGATGGAGCGTCTCGGCGTCGGCTGGGAGGATCTGCGCACGCTCAATCCCCGTCTGATCTATTGTCATTCTTCCGGCTACGGAAATGCGGGCCCGTGGGCCAAGTTGCCGACCTTCGAGCCCCTGCACTCGGCGCTGACCGGGATGCTGGTGCGCACCGGCGGCGACGGCAATCCGCCCGACCACTATCTGACGCACATGGACTATGGCTGCGGGCTGACCTCCTGCGCGATGGTGCTGGCGGCGCTGGTCGAGCGCGAGCAGAGCGGTGTCGGCCAGTACCTGGAAGTTCCGCAAACCGGCGCCGGCCTGTTCGCGATGTCGGACGTGCACGGTTCCGCTCAACGCAAGGTCGAAACCTTTCCGCTCGATCGCGAGCAGCGTGGGCACTCGCCGGCCAATGCGCTTTATCGCACCGCCGACGGCTGGGTCGTGATCGCTTGCTATAGCGAACGTGAGTGGCTCGGCGTGTGCCGTGCGCTTGGGCTCGACCTCGCCCGCTGGCCGAGTTACGTAGAGACGCGCCAACAGCGCCTTGAGGCAAGTCCGTCGGCGACGCTCATCGAGTCGGCGATGTCGACGCTCAGCACGGCGTCGGCTCTACGCCGCCTGCGCGCCGAGCAGGTTCCAGCGGCGTCGCCTGCGCCGTTCACTCCCGCCGAGATAAACAGCGAGCCAACGCTGACCTCGCGTGGCGTGATCGTGACCGAGGAGCACTTCGACGCGGGCGAAGTTACCGAGGTCGGGCATACGGTGCGTTTCAGTAATGCGAATCGTTGGAATCTCCGTGCCGCGCCGGTTACCGGTCAACATAGCGTCGCGATTCTGCGCGAGCTCGGCCGCGGCGAGGCCGAAATCGCCCACTTGGTCGAGCGCAAAATCGTCAATGCGGGGCGGGTTGCCCAGGCAAGTCCGGAACTGACCAAGCCGGCCTAG
- a CDS encoding lytic transglycosylase domain-containing protein — MWGKLARVAAAALLLLVCVYGRSFAGAELSFPRPVAIEPNVKFWVDVFSSYGERDFVIHDRDNLWRVYQVMHIPGDGTPPRDETEAIGDYLKVKYANILNHLATGQAPASPEERRVAALFQGEPLAAYALAAQNLRVQQGLRERFQEGLLRSRYYRPTMERIFRAAGLPPELVTLAEVESGFYSRAKSGAGAVGIWQFTRSTGREYMRITRYHDDRLNPTTETAAAAKLLRSNYEELGNWPLAITAYNYGTGGMAEASSEFHGDYAQIQRNYAGTHFGFASKNYYPEFLAALQVHRYEDQYFPGLKYANAPAPPPVKTDFAPRRLARRSHGVHHTAAHYARNSQTHRVSVRHPHRGRRSGVRTVA; from the coding sequence ATGTGGGGGAAATTAGCGCGGGTCGCCGCCGCGGCGCTGCTGCTGCTTGTCTGTGTCTATGGGCGCAGTTTTGCCGGGGCCGAGCTCTCCTTTCCGCGCCCAGTTGCCATCGAGCCGAACGTCAAGTTCTGGGTCGACGTTTTCAGCAGTTATGGCGAACGCGATTTTGTCATTCACGATCGCGACAACCTTTGGCGCGTCTACCAGGTGATGCATATCCCCGGCGACGGGACACCGCCGCGTGACGAAACCGAGGCGATCGGCGATTATCTCAAGGTCAAGTACGCCAACATTCTTAATCATCTGGCGACGGGTCAGGCGCCGGCGAGTCCCGAGGAGCGGCGCGTAGCGGCTTTGTTTCAAGGGGAACCGCTTGCGGCCTACGCCCTCGCCGCGCAAAACCTGCGGGTCCAGCAAGGCCTGCGCGAGCGCTTTCAGGAGGGCTTGCTGCGCAGTCGCTATTATCGCCCGACGATGGAGCGGATCTTCCGCGCAGCCGGTTTGCCGCCGGAACTCGTGACGCTGGCGGAGGTCGAGTCGGGCTTCTATAGCCGCGCCAAATCGGGCGCCGGCGCCGTCGGGATCTGGCAGTTCACGCGCAGCACCGGGCGTGAGTACATGCGGATTACCCGCTACCACGATGATCGGCTGAATCCGACGACCGAGACCGCGGCGGCCGCGAAACTTCTGCGCTCGAACTACGAGGAACTCGGCAATTGGCCACTCGCAATCACCGCCTACAACTATGGCACCGGCGGGATGGCGGAAGCGTCGAGCGAGTTTCACGGCGACTATGCGCAGATCCAACGCAACTATGCGGGCACGCACTTTGGTTTCGCTTCAAAGAACTACTACCCCGAGTTTCTCGCCGCCCTCCAAGTCCATCGTTACGAGGATCAGTATTTTCCCGGACTGAAATATGCCAACGCGCCGGCGCCGCCTCCGGTAAAAACCGATTTCGCGCCGCGGCGACTCGCCAGACGCAGTCATGGCGTCCATCACACTGCGGCCCATTATGCCCGCAACTCGCAAACGCACCGGGTTTCAGTCCGTCATCCGCATCGGGGCCGCCGGAGCGGCGTCCGTACGGTGGCGTGA
- a CDS encoding glutathione S-transferase family protein — MIVLYTTERDYPWGTLRSTHGCKTKVVLEEKRIPYRIENLRPGDLWKKPPEMTARHPLGKVPYIEDGGVTIYDSTVIGEYLEDRYSWPQLIPRGDALARARIRMVEQFADEALLVGNLPPIWMPYWSDPEKRDKARMEQGREGLRTRDLPYLENLLGAGDAFICGEFSMADIPMMVLAMVLAFDQMPLTAFPRVAQYLERLRTRPSYRAISTTTKVAEASSLSGLA, encoded by the coding sequence ATGATCGTGCTCTACACCACCGAACGCGACTATCCGTGGGGCACGCTGCGCTCGACCCACGGCTGCAAGACCAAGGTCGTGCTCGAAGAAAAAAGAATTCCCTACCGGATCGAGAATCTGCGCCCGGGCGATCTCTGGAAAAAGCCGCCCGAGATGACCGCGCGTCATCCGCTCGGCAAAGTCCCTTATATCGAGGATGGCGGCGTCACGATCTATGATTCGACGGTGATTGGTGAATATCTCGAAGACCGCTATTCGTGGCCGCAACTGATTCCGCGCGGCGACGCGCTCGCCCGCGCGCGCATCCGGATGGTCGAGCAGTTCGCCGACGAAGCGCTGCTCGTCGGCAATCTGCCGCCGATCTGGATGCCTTACTGGAGCGATCCCGAAAAGCGTGACAAGGCGCGGATGGAGCAGGGGCGCGAGGGACTGCGCACCCGCGACCTGCCCTATCTCGAGAATCTGCTCGGCGCCGGCGACGCTTTCATCTGCGGCGAATTCTCGATGGCCGATATTCCCATGATGGTGCTTGCGATGGTGCTGGCGTTCGATCAGATGCCGTTGACCGCGTTCCCGCGCGTCGCGCAGTATCTCGAGCGCTTGCGTACGCGGCCGAGTTACCGCGCGATCAGTACGACCACCAAGGTCGCAGAGGCGAGTTCGTTGAGCGGTTTGGCTTAA
- the glnE gene encoding bifunctional [glutamate--ammonia ligase]-adenylyl-L-tyrosine phosphorylase/[glutamate--ammonia-ligase] adenylyltransferase — protein sequence MAEPIFGPALESLALQVARLLDDPALAAASLGRVRERAPDEELALAFMLRLGELSPPLLREALCDDARADDLIFCLGGSELIAGGLANSGANWVAVLDQARAAPAAAPPETVDDALGSVAELGAFKRRALLRIAITDLLGRHGVAATVAAMSQLADECVRAALALAAREVTGKALAQDFCVLAMGKLGAGELNLSSDIDLIYLIDGAHNLDRHAEAQRLGEKLNEILAAHCFRIDLRLRPGGAAAPLVTSIPGALNFYQTYGETWERAALLRARPVAGAVAAGQRFIAELSRFIYRVYLDFDTIRQLRAMKAQIEDELRSPELVRRNVKLGHGGIRELEFVVQALALIYGGRDPRLRTPGTIEALTRLEARGYMPASRAQELSAAYLFLRNVEHKLQVAAGLQTHTLPAAPRALAVLAARLGYGKAPNAADRFMRALDVRRALVADQFRAMFQPADGEHESPAAPALAKAAWRVALEPEWSIPALAELGFAHPQASARHLELLAREPKYLPASATRRGALERLGPRLLEELRELPDPDLALMNLASFIAAVGARTSFLALLEEHTATRRMLLRLFASSAYLSTLFLRHPEMIDTLVGSSLARGPRPPAALAAELRALLEACDSLESRLDALRTFRQQEFLRIAIADLEGELAFAEVQAGLTLLAETVLREALECARTDVAQRRAIPLELKLCVLALGRMGAGEMAYNSDLDLIFVYHLPGEVAAAGLEAASRVAQRLIAFLETPTREGFAYKIDVRLRPSGNAGPLVASFAGFHEYHRESSALWERQALVRGRVVAGDRALGEQVETARKQFVFGRGLDRAAVREIAGMRAQIERELGIETSSRLNLKQGPGGLVEVEFLAQMMALRYGQTHPAIRLRGTIELLHALAQNQLLDVTDARNLIDDYDFLSRLENRLRIESDQAATALPTAPERLTPIARRMGYGGAAAAGALRRDLGWRRARVRATSAAIFSREISK from the coding sequence ATGGCGGAGCCGATTTTTGGGCCGGCGCTGGAGAGTCTGGCGCTTCAAGTGGCGCGCTTGCTCGACGATCCGGCGTTGGCCGCAGCATCGCTTGGGCGCGTGCGCGAACGGGCCCCCGACGAAGAGCTGGCGCTGGCCTTTATGCTGCGGCTCGGCGAGCTTTCCCCGCCGCTTCTGCGCGAGGCTTTGTGCGACGACGCGCGCGCCGACGATCTGATTTTTTGCCTGGGCGGTTCTGAGTTGATTGCCGGGGGACTCGCGAACAGCGGCGCGAATTGGGTCGCGGTGCTCGATCAGGCGCGCGCCGCGCCGGCCGCGGCCCCGCCGGAAACGGTCGATGACGCGCTCGGGTCGGTGGCCGAACTCGGCGCTTTCAAGCGGCGCGCGCTGCTCCGAATTGCGATCACTGATCTGCTCGGACGCCACGGCGTCGCCGCGACCGTAGCGGCGATGTCGCAGTTGGCCGACGAGTGTGTCCGCGCCGCGCTGGCGCTGGCCGCACGCGAGGTAACGGGCAAAGCGCTTGCCCAGGATTTCTGCGTGCTGGCGATGGGCAAGCTCGGCGCGGGCGAACTCAATCTCAGTTCTGACATCGATTTGATCTATCTGATCGATGGAGCCCACAACCTCGATCGGCACGCGGAGGCGCAACGCCTGGGCGAGAAGCTCAACGAGATTCTTGCGGCCCATTGCTTCAGGATCGATTTGCGCCTGCGTCCCGGCGGCGCCGCCGCTCCGCTCGTCACTTCGATCCCGGGCGCGCTCAATTTTTACCAGACCTACGGCGAGACCTGGGAGCGAGCCGCGCTGCTGCGCGCGCGTCCGGTCGCAGGCGCGGTCGCCGCCGGTCAACGCTTCATCGCGGAGCTGAGCCGCTTCATCTACCGCGTCTATCTGGATTTCGACACGATTCGCCAACTGCGCGCGATGAAAGCGCAGATCGAGGATGAGCTGCGTTCGCCCGAGCTGGTGCGCCGCAATGTCAAGCTCGGCCATGGCGGCATCCGCGAGCTCGAGTTTGTCGTGCAGGCGCTCGCGCTGATCTATGGCGGACGCGATCCGCGCCTGCGCACACCGGGCACTATCGAAGCGCTGACGCGCCTGGAGGCGCGCGGCTATATGCCGGCTTCGCGCGCGCAGGAACTCAGCGCGGCCTATCTGTTCCTGCGCAATGTCGAGCACAAGCTGCAAGTCGCCGCGGGTCTCCAAACCCATACGCTACCGGCGGCGCCGCGTGCGCTCGCGGTCTTGGCGGCGCGGCTCGGTTACGGCAAGGCGCCCAATGCCGCGGACCGCTTCATGCGTGCGCTCGATGTCCGGCGCGCGCTTGTGGCTGACCAGTTCCGTGCGATGTTCCAGCCGGCCGACGGCGAGCACGAGAGCCCGGCGGCGCCGGCGCTGGCCAAGGCCGCGTGGCGCGTCGCGCTGGAGCCGGAGTGGTCGATTCCGGCGCTGGCGGAACTGGGCTTTGCTCATCCGCAGGCGAGTGCGCGGCATCTGGAATTACTGGCGCGTGAGCCCAAGTATCTGCCAGCGAGTGCGACCCGCCGCGGCGCGCTCGAGCGGCTGGGACCGCGGCTGCTAGAGGAGCTGCGCGAATTGCCCGACCCGGATCTGGCGCTGATGAACCTGGCGTCATTCATCGCTGCGGTCGGCGCCCGGACGTCGTTTCTAGCGCTGCTCGAGGAACATACGGCGACCCGCCGGATGCTGTTGCGGCTGTTCGCTTCGAGCGCCTACCTCTCGACGCTCTTCCTGCGCCATCCTGAGATGATCGATACGCTGGTCGGCTCGAGCCTGGCGCGCGGACCGCGCCCGCCCGCCGCCCTGGCCGCAGAGTTGCGCGCGCTGCTCGAGGCTTGCGACTCGCTCGAGAGCCGCCTCGACGCGCTGCGAACTTTTCGCCAGCAGGAGTTTTTACGGATCGCGATCGCCGATCTTGAAGGCGAACTGGCCTTCGCGGAGGTTCAGGCCGGACTCACGCTGCTCGCCGAGACCGTTCTGCGTGAGGCGCTCGAATGCGCCCGCACCGACGTCGCTCAGCGCCGCGCGATTCCGCTTGAGCTGAAGCTTTGCGTGCTGGCGCTGGGGCGCATGGGCGCGGGCGAGATGGCCTATAACTCGGACCTTGATCTGATTTTCGTCTATCACCTCCCGGGTGAGGTCGCCGCCGCCGGTCTTGAGGCCGCGTCACGCGTGGCGCAGCGCCTTATCGCCTTCCTCGAAACCCCGACGCGCGAAGGCTTTGCCTACAAGATCGACGTGCGCTTGCGGCCGTCAGGCAACGCCGGGCCGCTGGTCGCGTCGTTCGCAGGTTTTCATGAGTACCACCGGGAGAGCTCGGCGCTGTGGGAGCGTCAGGCGCTCGTGCGCGGGCGCGTCGTCGCCGGCGATCGCGCACTCGGCGAGCAGGTCGAGACGGCGCGCAAGCAATTCGTTTTCGGCCGCGGATTGGATCGCGCGGCGGTCCGCGAAATCGCCGGTATGCGTGCGCAGATCGAACGCGAACTCGGCATCGAGACCAGCTCCCGGCTCAATCTCAAGCAAGGCCCGGGCGGCCTGGTCGAGGTCGAATTCCTCGCACAGATGATGGCCCTGCGTTATGGCCAGACTCATCCGGCGATCCGTCTGCGCGGAACGATCGAACTCCTGCACGCGCTGGCGCAGAACCAGTTACTGGACGTGACGGACGCGCGCAATCTGATCGACGATTACGACTTTCTCTCGCGGCTCGAGAACCGCCTGCGCATCGAGAGCGACCAGGCGGCGACGGCGCTGCCAACGGCGCCCGAGCGGTTGACCCCAATAGCACGCCGGATGGGCTATGGCGGCGCCGCCGCGGCCGGCGCGCTCCGCCGCGATCTCGGCTGGCGTCGCGCGCGCGTGCGGGCTACGTCCGCAGCGATCTTTTCCCGCGAAATCTCAAAATAA
- a CDS encoding cupredoxin domain-containing protein, whose amino-acid sequence MTLKFKLFIFAAGASLLAIGALPASAADATYEIRFQDYHFVPQTLAVTAGQPLIIKVANSSNETIEFESFKLNREKAVTPGETAMVHLPALGAGRYDFYDDFHQDIPEGSIVAK is encoded by the coding sequence ATGACGCTCAAGTTCAAGCTTTTCATCTTTGCGGCTGGCGCGAGTCTGCTCGCAATTGGCGCGCTCCCCGCGAGCGCCGCCGACGCCACTTATGAGATTCGCTTTCAGGATTATCACTTCGTTCCGCAGACCCTGGCGGTTACCGCAGGCCAGCCGCTGATTATCAAGGTGGCGAATTCAAGCAACGAGACCATCGAGTTTGAGAGTTTTAAGCTCAACCGCGAAAAAGCGGTGACGCCCGGCGAGACCGCGATGGTGCATCTGCCTGCGTTGGGTGCAGGACGTTACGACTTTTACGACGACTTTCATCAGGACATTCCCGAGGGCTCGATTGTCGCCAAATGA
- a CDS encoding cytochrome P450: MELSLANLDIIDPDLYIERGYPHAEWALLRREAPVFWYQRPQVAPFWAITKHADLIEVSRQPELFNELPAERQRLFIFKEEDGQEALDEPVLRQLLNMNPPEHGSYRAVTNRRFTPRAIEQLRTQIEEVTAEVLDSVVDQTECDFVTELSAKLPLAVISEMFGIPRSDWPLMFRLSNEMIAPTDPEFAGSTKFREMIQGAQMEFFQYFSGLIEDRRKNPRADLATALVQGKVNGEPLPVFELMSYFALLIIAGNETTRNAITGGLAALIEHREEWARLRREPALLASAADEIIRWTSPVIQFTRLATRDTVLHGQKIREGEVLALFYPSANRDEEVFAEPFKFDITRNPNPQIAFGIGEHYCLGANLARMELQIMFRQLTERLEAVELNGPIQRMRSSFVGGIKHMPIRYRMRARR, from the coding sequence ATGGAGCTGAGCCTTGCAAACCTCGATATCATCGACCCGGATCTCTATATCGAACGCGGCTACCCGCACGCCGAGTGGGCGCTGCTCCGCCGCGAGGCGCCGGTTTTCTGGTACCAGCGACCGCAAGTCGCGCCGTTCTGGGCGATTACCAAACACGCCGATCTGATCGAAGTCTCGCGCCAGCCTGAGCTTTTCAATGAGCTTCCGGCTGAACGCCAGCGGCTCTTCATCTTCAAGGAAGAAGATGGCCAGGAAGCGCTGGATGAACCGGTGCTGCGCCAGCTCCTCAACATGAATCCGCCCGAGCACGGCAGCTATCGCGCGGTGACCAATCGGCGCTTCACCCCGCGCGCGATCGAGCAGTTGCGCACGCAGATCGAGGAGGTCACCGCCGAAGTGCTTGACAGCGTGGTTGATCAGACCGAGTGCGATTTTGTCACCGAGCTGTCGGCGAAGCTGCCGCTCGCAGTGATTTCCGAGATGTTCGGGATCCCGCGCTCCGATTGGCCCCTGATGTTCCGGCTGAGCAACGAGATGATCGCGCCGACCGATCCGGAGTTCGCGGGCAGCACGAAGTTCCGCGAGATGATCCAGGGCGCGCAGATGGAGTTTTTCCAGTATTTCAGCGGGCTCATCGAGGACCGCCGCAAAAACCCGCGCGCCGATCTCGCCACCGCGCTCGTACAGGGCAAGGTCAACGGCGAACCGCTGCCGGTCTTTGAGCTGATGTCCTACTTCGCGCTGCTGATCATCGCGGGTAACGAGACCACCCGCAACGCGATTACCGGCGGCCTCGCCGCGCTCATCGAGCATCGCGAGGAATGGGCGCGGCTGCGGCGCGAGCCGGCCCTGCTGGCCTCGGCGGCCGATGAGATAATCCGCTGGACTTCGCCGGTGATCCAGTTCACGCGGCTCGCGACGCGCGATACGGTCCTGCACGGCCAGAAGATTCGTGAGGGCGAGGTGCTGGCGCTGTTCTATCCCTCCGCCAACCGTGACGAAGAGGTCTTCGCCGAGCCGTTCAAGTTCGACATCACGCGCAATCCGAATCCGCAGATCGCCTTCGGCATCGGCGAGCATTACTGCCTGGGCGCCAACCTCGCGCGGATGGAACTGCAGATCATGTTCCGCCAGCTCACCGAGCGGCTTGAGGCGGTCGAGCTCAATGGCCCGATCCAGCGGATGCGTTCGAGCTTTGTCGGCGGCATCAAGCACATGCCCATTCGCTACCGGATGCGCGCCCGCCGCTAG